One Hevea brasiliensis isolate MT/VB/25A 57/8 chromosome 5, ASM3005281v1, whole genome shotgun sequence genomic region harbors:
- the LOC131180284 gene encoding dehydration-responsive element-binding protein 1F-like encodes MEDLSSSTSNSQQTDLKMGTQKRKAGRKKFMETRHPLYKGVRRRNGKWVSELRQPHAKSRIWLGTFSRPEMAARAYDVAALALRGDSASLNFPESAHLLPRVGSTSVRDIQCAALEAADQSYVHVDQFQCSSSSSCSPSMTKEDGSDKVEEGRKRKVFLDEEELFNMPALLDSMAEGLILTPPAMKRGFSWNDVDDDHPVDSTLWSD; translated from the coding sequence atggaGGATTTATCATCTTCTACTTCAAACAGCCAACAAACTGATCTCAAAATGGGCACGCAAAAGCGCAAGGCAGGAAGGAAAAAGTTCATGGAGACTCGCCATCCTTTGTACAAGGGTGTCCGGCGAAGGAATGGAAAGTGGGTGAGTGAATTGCGACAGCCTCATGCCAAGTCCAGGATTTGGCTTGGAACGTTTTCAAGGCCTGAAATGGCAGCTAGGGCTTATGATGTAGCTGCCTTAGCTCTTAGGGGAGATTCTGCCTCCTTGAACTTCCCTGAATCAGCCCATTTGCTGCCTCGGGTTGGGTCTACTTCTGTTAGGGACATTCAGTGTGCTGCTCTAGAGGCTGCAGATCAGAGTTAtgttcatgttgatcagtttcagtgttcttcttcatcttcttgttCTCCATCGATGACCAAAGAAGATGGAAGCGATAAGGTTGAAGAAGGTCGTAAGAGGAAGGTGTTTTTGGATGAGGAAGAGTTGTTTAACATGCCAGCACTACTTGATAGTATGGCAGAAGGGCTGATTCTTACGCCACCAGCCATGAAAAGAGGGTTCAGCTGGAATGATGTGGATGACGACCATCCTGTGGATTCGACTCTATGGAGTGATTGA